AGATTCTCGTCGCCGCTTCGCTGCTTTCGTCGGAAGCCTTCACCGGCATCGAGAACATTCGAAAGGATCTGAGACTTCTGGGTCAGAACGCCATCGGCAAAACGTCCACGGCCGACCTCCGGGTGAGCTACGATCGGCGGGTCGAACGTCTCGGTCAGCATTTCTTCGCGCTCGGCCGACGCCTCCACCAGCTCGAGCACCTGATGGCTACCTGCCCGATGACGGGGAGCGGAGAAACGCTTCGCGGGCGGTACGGCCAGCGAGTTCGAGACCTCGCCGGTGATGTCCGTTTCATGCGGCAAGAGCTGGGACGCTGGGTTCGCCGATTCGTGCCCTTGGGTGGTGGAGCCTCGGCAAGCACGCGCGTCGATTCGGAGTTCATCGTGGGTCGCATCGATGCCGTCGTCGATGAGCTCGGCTTGCGGATTCGTGAAGTCGGAGAGACGCTGAGTACCGTACTCGTGGAGCAGCTGATTCTGTTCGACGCCTCGATCACGAGAAAGATGCTCTTCCGCCGCGATCTGGAGAACGTGCTCGACATCGGCCAGCTCCTGGACGGCCTGGCGAATCTCTTCGATCGCGTCAAGGCGTTCGAGGCCGAACGGAAGCCGGAGCAACTGGCCAGGGTGAAGGCCCTTCTCGCGGGCTTTCGACCGGACGAGTTCCTGTCGTTCTCGGGTGTCAGGGAGTCCCAGCAGAGAATCTTTCTTGCCGCCATCGATGATCTGAAACGGTATCAGGCAAGCGAAGTCCGTTTTCGCCAGGGAGAGGATCCCATCCAGGTCTTCCTGCTGGTCACCGGCGACCTCATCGCGCACCTGAGGCGGCGGCATCGTTCTCCCGTCGTTTGAAGGAATTCGTACATGTTTGGTGAAGCCCGCGACCGTTACCGCTCGGCCCTTAGAGAAATCGAAGAGGCCGGACTCTTCAAACACGAGCGCGTGATCCAATCCTCCCAGGGTGCCTCGATCTCGGTCAAGGCGGGAGAGGTGCTGAACTTCTGCGCGAACAACTACCTCGGGCTATCCAGCGACCCCGAGGTGGTCCGCGCGGCACATGCTGGCCTCGACGCTCGTGGATTCGGTATGTCGTCGGTTCGATTCATTTGCGGAACCCAGGACATCCACAAGGAGCTCGAGGAGAAGATCGCGGGTTTTCTCGGCACCGACGATGCCATTCTCTACAGCTCCTGCTTCGATGCCAACGGCGGCCTCTTCGAGACGCTCCTTTCCGAAGACGACGCGGTGATCAGCGACTCGCTGAATCACGCGAGCATCATCGATGGGATTCGGCTCTCCAAGGCGAAGCGCCTGCGCTATGCGAATCGCGACATGAACGATCTGGAAGACCGGCTGAAGGAGGCGCAAACCTCTCAGTTGCGTCTGATCGCCACCGACGGCGTCTTCAGCATGGACGGGACTTATGCGCCCCTGGACGAGATCTGCGCCCTCGCGGAGCGTTACGATGCCATGGTGATGGTGGACGACTCCCACGCAACGGGCTTCGTCGGGGAAACGGGCCGGGGAACGCCGGAGCGATTCGGCGTGCAGGCTCGGGTCGACGTCGTCACCTCGACTCTCGGCAAGGCGCTCGGCGGAGCGGCCGGGGGATTCACCTCTGGGCGCCAGGAGATCATTGATTTGCTGCGCCAGCGCTCCCGACCCTACCTGTTCTCAAATTCGTTGGCCCCGCCGATCGTATCGGCCGCCACCAAGGTGCTGGAGATCCTGGAGACCACCTCGGGGCATCGGAAGCGGCTCATGGAGAACACCCAGCGGTTTCGCCGGGAGATGTCCTCGTGCGGATTCCGCATCGTCGAAGGCCAGCATCCCATCGTTCCCATTCTCCTCGGTGACGCGCGGCTGGCGCAGGAGATGGCGAGTGACCTCCTCGAGGAAGGGATCTACGTCGTCGGTTTCAGCTTTCCCGTTGTGCCGAGAGGCCAGGCACGAATTCGAGTCCAGCTCTCGGCAGCTCACAGCCCCGATCAGGTCGGGTGCGCCATCGAGGCATTCATCAAGATCGGAAAGAAGCGCGGCGTCATTTGACGCCGCGCTCGCCTTGATTAGTCGACCTCGGTATATTCCGCGTCGACGACGTCGTCTTCCTTGGCCTCGGCCTTGGTCTTGCCGTAGAGCTGCTCCGCCATGCGGTGCGTCGCGCTCGTGAGCCGTTCGGACGCCGACTTCATCGCCGCGGTGTCATCGCCTCCATGAACCTTCTTGGCGTTCTCGAGCGCGTCTTCCATCTCGCTCACGATGGCGGGGTCGAGCACCGAACGGTTCTCGTTCAAGCTTCGCTCGGAAGTGAATATCGCATGATCGAGCTGATTCTTGGTCTCGACTTCCTGCCGGGTCCTTTGATCCTCCTCGCGGTTGCGCTCGGCCTCTCTGACCATGCGGTCGATCTCCTCTTTGCTGAGGCCGCTCGAGCTGGTGATGGTGATGGTCTGCTCCTTGCCCGTCGCCAGGTCCCTGGCACCGACGTTGACGATTCCGTTGGCGTCGATGTCGAACGTCACTTCGATCTGCGGAACGCCCCGAGGAGCGGGCGGGATTCCGACGAGCTGAAACTGACCCAGCAACCGGTTGTCCCGCGCCATCTCTCGCTCGCCCTGCAGCACCATCACGCCGACGCTCGTCTGGCTGTCGGCAGCGGTCGAGAAGACTTCGCTCTTCTTCGCGGGGATGGTCGTGTTGCGCTCGATGAGCTTGGTAAAGACCCCACCCAGGGTCTCGATGCCCAGCGAAAGCGGGGTCACGTCGAGGAGCAAGACGTCCTTGACGTCGCCTTTGAGAACGCCCGCCTGGATGGCGGCCCCGATCGCGACCACCTCATCGGGGTTGACACCCCGGTGTGGCTCGCGACCGAAGAGGTCCTTCACCGCTTGCTGCACCTTGGGGATGCGGGTGGAGCCGCCGACGAGTACGACCTCGTCGATGTCCTTCGGCTCGACTCCGGCGTCGGCGAGGGCGTTGCGGCAGGGTCCGAGGGTTCGCTCGATCAGATCGTCGACCAGATGCTCGAACGAAGGCCGCGTGAGCTTCATCTGGAAGTGCTTGGGGCCCGAAGCGTCCGCCGAGATGAACGGAAGGTGAATCTCGCTCTCGACCGACGTCGAGAGCTCGATCTTGGCTCTTTCCGCCGCCTCCTTGAGCCGCTGCAAGGCCATTTTGTCCGTCGACAGATCGATTCCCTGGTCCTTCTTGAACTCTTTGACCATCCACTCGATGATCCGCTGATCGAGGTCATCGCCTCCCAGGTGAGTATCGCCGTTGGTCGCCTTGACCTCGATGACGCCGTCGCCGACTTCCAGGATGGATATATCGAACGTGCCGCCCCCGAAGTCGTATACGGCGATGGTCTCTTCTTTCTTCTTCTCGAGGCCGTAAGCGAGCGCCGCCGCCGTGGGCTCGTTGACGATGCGAAGCACTTCGAGCCCGGCGATGGTGCCGGCGTCTTTCGTCGCCTGACGCTCGGCGTCGTTGAAGTAGGCGGGAACGGTAATCACCGCTTCGGTGACTTTCTCTCCGAGATAGTCTTCGGCGGCCTGCTTGAGCTTCGTGAGGATCACGGCGGAAATCTCTGGCGGGGAATGGTCTTTTCCACCGGCCCTGATGAGGACCTCACCGTTCTTACCGCGCTTGACGGTGTAGGTGGCTCTCGCCGCTTCCTGCTCGATTTCGTCGTAGCGCCGCCCGATGAACCTCTTGATCGAGGACACGGTGTTCTCCGGGTTGGTGATAGCCTGGCGTCTCGCGATTTGACCGACCAGTCGTTGGCCGTCCTTGTTGAAGGCGACCACGCTTGGCGTGATCCGGTCCCCTTCCGAGTTCACGATGACCTTGGGCTCGCCGCTCTCCAGGACGGAGACTACGGAGTTCGTCGTTCCGAGGTCGATTCCAATTGGTTTACCCATCGTTTCTGCACTCCTCTCGAGTTTTGTCGTCAGTGTGATTATAGGTCAAGCGAGAAGATTAATCAAGTTAATCTTAGTGAATACACAGCATATTAATTGACAATTATTTGCTCATAGACTAGAATCTAACTCCAAGGAGGCTCCATGGATTTCACGAAGCTTACCGAGAAGACCCAGGAGGCTGTGGGAAGGGCACAGTCGCTGGCGAGCCAATATTCACACCAGCAACTCGATGTCGAGCACGTCGTGAAGGCGCTGATCGAGCAGGACAGCGGCGTTGCCGAAAGGGTTCTGTCACGGCTCGGCCATCACAAGAGCTTTCTCGATGGAAAGCTGGAGAAGCGACTCGAGACTCTTCCGGCGGTCAAGGGCGGCGGAGCCGGACAGATCTACTTGTCGGAGCGGCTCGGCAAACTGCTCGAAGCCGCGCAGAAGGAAGCCTCTCAGCTCAAGGATAGCTTCGTCAGCGTCGAGCATCTGCTGCTTGCCGTAACCGGCGACACAGGCTTCTCGGGGCAGCTCTTCCAGGAGCTCGGAATCACTCGCGACCGGATACTGGAGGTTCTAAAGGATGTGCGCGGTAGCCAACGCGTGACCTCGCAGAGCCCCGAAGCCACCTACGAGCCGCTCGAGCAATACGGGCGGGACCTCACGAAGCTCGCTTCTCTTGGAAAGCTCGATCCGGTGATTGGCCGGGACGACGAGATTCGAAGGACCATCCAGATACTTTCTCGCCGGACGAAGAACAACCCGGTGCTGATCGGTGAGCCCGGCGTGGGGAAGACCGCCATCGCCGAGGGACTCGCCCAGCGAATCGTTCGGGGCGACGTTCCCGAGGGCCTCAAGGAAAAACGGGTCGTGGCCCTCGACATGGGCGCGCTCATCGCCGGGGCGAAGTATCGTGGCGAGTTCGAAGAGCGGCTCAAAGCGGTCTTGAAGGCTGTCGAAGAATCGGCGGGCCAGGTCGTCCTTTTTATCGACGAGCTTCACAACGTCGTGGGGGCGGGCAAGGCCGAGGGGGCTCCCATGGACGCCGGCAACCTGCTCAAGCCGATGCTGGCGCGCGGTGAGCTCCATTGCATCGGCGCCACGACCCTGTCCGAGTACCGGAAATACATCGAGAAGGACGCGGCTCTCGAACGACGGTTCCAGACGATTCTGGTGGACGAGCCTTCGGTCGAGGACACCATCTCCATTCTGCGCGGGCTGAAGGAACGCTACGAGGTGCACCATGGTGTCCGGATAAAGGACGCCGCTCTCGTGGGGGCGGCGATGCTCTCGAAACGCTACATTTCCGACCGCTACCTGCCCGACAAAGCCATCGATCTCGTCGACGAGGCGGCGGCTCGCCTGCGGACCGAGATCGACAGCGTTCCCACCGAGCTCGACGAGGTCGACCGGCGCGTCCTGCAGCTCGAGATCGAGCGACAGGCTCTCAAGAAGGAAAAGGACAAGGCTTCGAAGGAGAGGCTCGTGGAGCTCGAGCGCACCCTGCAGGATCAGAAGGGTCTCGCCGACGTGCTCCGGGCCCAATGGCGAGAAGAGAAGGAACAGCTCGCACGAATCAGGAAGCTACGCGAGGAGATCGAAGCGACGAAGGTGGAGATCGAGCGAGCCGAACGTGCCTACGAGCTGAACAAAGTAGCAGAGCTGCGATACGGTCGCCTGAACGAGCTGGATGCGCGCCTCAAGGAAGCCGAGCAGGGCCTGGCACAGACGAAGCACATGCTGTTGAAGGAGGAAGTGGACGACGAGGACATCGCCCAGGTCGTCTCGCGCTGGACGGGAATCCCCGTAGCCAAGCTGCTCGAAGGGGAGGTGGAGAAGCTCCTCAACCTTTCCTCCGAGCTTCACCGTCGAGTGGTGGGACAGGACGAAGCCGTGGACGCCGTCGCCGACGCCGTTCTCCGCGCACGCGCGGGCATCCAGGATCCCGACCGTCCCATTGGCAGCTTCGTGTTCTTGGGCCCCACCGGCGTCGGCAAGACTGAGCTCGCGCGCTCCCTGGCGCAGTACCTGTTCAACGACGAGAAGGCGCTCGTGCGGATCGACATGAGCGAGTACATGGAAAAGCACGCCGTGGCGAGACTCATCGGCGCGCCTCCGGGCTACGTCGGATACGAGGAGGGCGGTCAGTTGACGGAAGCGGTTCGCCGCAAGCCTTTCTCCGTCGTTCTGTTCGACGAGATCGAGAAGGCGCACCCCGAGGTGTTCAACTTGCTCTTGCAGATCCTCGATGAGGGGCGGCTGACCGACGCGCACGGGAGGACGGTCGACTTTCGCAACACGGTTCTCATCATGACCTCGAACATCGGGAGTGCCGAGATCTT
The window above is part of the Vicinamibacteria bacterium genome. Proteins encoded here:
- the clpB gene encoding ATP-dependent chaperone ClpB; this translates as MDFTKLTEKTQEAVGRAQSLASQYSHQQLDVEHVVKALIEQDSGVAERVLSRLGHHKSFLDGKLEKRLETLPAVKGGGAGQIYLSERLGKLLEAAQKEASQLKDSFVSVEHLLLAVTGDTGFSGQLFQELGITRDRILEVLKDVRGSQRVTSQSPEATYEPLEQYGRDLTKLASLGKLDPVIGRDDEIRRTIQILSRRTKNNPVLIGEPGVGKTAIAEGLAQRIVRGDVPEGLKEKRVVALDMGALIAGAKYRGEFEERLKAVLKAVEESAGQVVLFIDELHNVVGAGKAEGAPMDAGNLLKPMLARGELHCIGATTLSEYRKYIEKDAALERRFQTILVDEPSVEDTISILRGLKERYEVHHGVRIKDAALVGAAMLSKRYISDRYLPDKAIDLVDEAAARLRTEIDSVPTELDEVDRRVLQLEIERQALKKEKDKASKERLVELERTLQDQKGLADVLRAQWREEKEQLARIRKLREEIEATKVEIERAERAYELNKVAELRYGRLNELDARLKEAEQGLAQTKHMLLKEEVDDEDIAQVVSRWTGIPVAKLLEGEVEKLLNLSSELHRRVVGQDEAVDAVADAVLRARAGIQDPDRPIGSFVFLGPTGVGKTELARSLAQYLFNDEKALVRIDMSEYMEKHAVARLIGAPPGYVGYEEGGQLTEAVRRKPFSVVLFDEIEKAHPEVFNLLLQILDEGRLTDAHGRTVDFRNTVLIMTSNIGSAEILSVEAGSGSEGYETMKRQVLGRLKQTFRPEFLNRVDETVVFHALGREELVRIVEIQLERLKARLAEKRIDLEVTDSAKNTLAELGYDPVYGARPIKRTIQRALQSEIARRMLAGDIEEGKRLMIDAEGSRFVFRQSNEVGDRMRSR
- the dnaK gene encoding molecular chaperone DnaK translates to MGKPIGIDLGTTNSVVSVLESGEPKVIVNSEGDRITPSVVAFNKDGQRLVGQIARRQAITNPENTVSSIKRFIGRRYDEIEQEAARATYTVKRGKNGEVLIRAGGKDHSPPEISAVILTKLKQAAEDYLGEKVTEAVITVPAYFNDAERQATKDAGTIAGLEVLRIVNEPTAAALAYGLEKKKEETIAVYDFGGGTFDISILEVGDGVIEVKATNGDTHLGGDDLDQRIIEWMVKEFKKDQGIDLSTDKMALQRLKEAAERAKIELSTSVESEIHLPFISADASGPKHFQMKLTRPSFEHLVDDLIERTLGPCRNALADAGVEPKDIDEVVLVGGSTRIPKVQQAVKDLFGREPHRGVNPDEVVAIGAAIQAGVLKGDVKDVLLLDVTPLSLGIETLGGVFTKLIERNTTIPAKKSEVFSTAADSQTSVGVMVLQGEREMARDNRLLGQFQLVGIPPAPRGVPQIEVTFDIDANGIVNVGARDLATGKEQTITITSSSGLSKEEIDRMVREAERNREEDQRTRQEVETKNQLDHAIFTSERSLNENRSVLDPAIVSEMEDALENAKKVHGGDDTAAMKSASERLTSATHRMAEQLYGKTKAEAKEDDVVDAEYTEVD
- the kbl gene encoding glycine C-acetyltransferase; the protein is MFGEARDRYRSALREIEEAGLFKHERVIQSSQGASISVKAGEVLNFCANNYLGLSSDPEVVRAAHAGLDARGFGMSSVRFICGTQDIHKELEEKIAGFLGTDDAILYSSCFDANGGLFETLLSEDDAVISDSLNHASIIDGIRLSKAKRLRYANRDMNDLEDRLKEAQTSQLRLIATDGVFSMDGTYAPLDEICALAERYDAMVMVDDSHATGFVGETGRGTPERFGVQARVDVVTSTLGKALGGAAGGFTSGRQEIIDLLRQRSRPYLFSNSLAPPIVSAATKVLEILETTSGHRKRLMENTQRFRREMSSCGFRIVEGQHPIVPILLGDARLAQEMASDLLEEGIYVVGFSFPVVPRGQARIRVQLSAAHSPDQVGCAIEAFIKIGKKRGVI